One Acidimicrobiia bacterium DNA window includes the following coding sequences:
- the fetB gene encoding iron export ABC transporter permease subunit FetB, translated as MSDIGWAGLGLSGTLVAVAVGLSLWRQLGLEASILWAAARALTQLLVIGLVLEALLQPGVSSSWAWLWVAVMVVAASGTVARRAPRVPGLFGLALAAFATSAVLTLGVLFGFGVFTLSVRTIVPLAGLMIGNSMAATVLVARRLVDELGDKRDEVEARLALGQPAEEAARPYVRSALRTALTPQIETTKIVGLIALPGSMTGLILAGVDPFNAVRVQAAVMYLILGSVAATTTVVALGMRRRLFTADHRLTRLVASRG; from the coding sequence GTGAGCGACATCGGGTGGGCCGGGCTCGGCCTGTCGGGGACGCTGGTCGCGGTGGCGGTCGGCCTGTCGCTGTGGCGGCAGCTCGGCCTCGAGGCGAGCATCCTCTGGGCGGCGGCCCGCGCCCTCACCCAGCTGCTCGTCATCGGGCTGGTGCTGGAGGCCCTGCTGCAGCCCGGCGTGTCGTCGTCGTGGGCATGGCTATGGGTGGCGGTGATGGTGGTGGCGGCGTCGGGGACGGTCGCCCGGCGGGCCCCGCGCGTGCCCGGGTTGTTCGGGCTGGCGCTGGCTGCCTTCGCGACGTCGGCGGTGCTGACCCTCGGGGTGCTCTTCGGGTTCGGGGTCTTTACCCTGTCGGTGCGGACCATCGTCCCGCTCGCCGGCCTCATGATCGGCAACTCGATGGCGGCCACCGTCCTCGTCGCTCGCCGCCTCGTCGACGAGCTCGGTGACAAGCGTGACGAGGTCGAGGCCCGGCTGGCGCTCGGCCAGCCGGCGGAGGAGGCCGCCCGCCCGTACGTGCGCTCCGCGCTCCGGACGGCGCTCACCCCCCAGATCGAGACCACGAAGATCGTCGGGCTGATCGCCCTTCCCGGCTCGATGACGGGGTTGATCCTGGCCGGGGTGGACCCGTTCAACGCCGTGCGGGTCCAGGCCGCGGTCATGTACTTGATCCTGGGGTCGGTGGCCGCGACCACGACCGTGGTGGCGCTGGGGATGCGACGGCGGCTCTTCACCGCCGATCACCGCCTGACGAGGCTCGTGGCGTCCCGAGGGTGA
- the rsmA gene encoding 16S rRNA (adenine(1518)-N(6)/adenine(1519)-N(6))-dimethyltransferase RsmA, whose translation MRGSNPTAVRAVLADHALRPSRALGQHFLADPNTARRIVRLAELEPGARVLEIGPGLGSLTVALADAGARVLALELDQHLVPVVEESVAGRGDVTVRVGDARTFGLDLLDEGPWSCVSNLPYNVATPIVVRLLEEAPMVTRLLVMTQREVGERLVAGPGRPAFGAVSVKVAYYAAARIVGSVPPTVFVPPPRVESVLVRLDRLRTPPVTVPSPDRMFTLVRAGFAHRRKMLRGALRPLLGERTEAALAAAGIAPAARAESLGLDAWARLTREVESAR comes from the coding sequence GTGCGGGGATCCAATCCGACCGCTGTCCGCGCCGTTCTGGCCGACCACGCCCTGCGGCCGAGCCGCGCGCTCGGTCAGCACTTCCTCGCCGATCCGAACACGGCGCGACGCATCGTGCGGCTGGCCGAGCTCGAGCCCGGCGCGCGCGTGCTCGAGATCGGACCCGGGCTCGGTTCGCTCACCGTCGCGCTCGCCGACGCGGGCGCGCGCGTGCTGGCCCTCGAGCTCGACCAGCACCTCGTCCCGGTCGTCGAGGAGTCCGTCGCCGGACGCGGCGACGTGACCGTGCGCGTCGGCGACGCGCGAACGTTCGGCCTCGACCTCTTGGACGAGGGACCGTGGTCCTGCGTGTCGAACCTGCCGTACAACGTGGCCACTCCGATCGTCGTGCGCTTGCTCGAGGAGGCGCCGATGGTCACCCGTCTGCTGGTCATGACGCAGCGTGAGGTCGGCGAGCGGCTCGTCGCCGGGCCCGGTCGCCCCGCCTTCGGCGCGGTCTCGGTGAAGGTCGCCTACTACGCCGCGGCCCGGATCGTCGGCTCCGTCCCGCCGACCGTGTTCGTGCCCCCGCCGCGGGTGGAGTCGGTGCTCGTCCGCCTCGACCGGCTCCGGACGCCACCGGTCACGGTGCCCTCGCCGGACCGGATGTTCACGCTGGTGCGGGCGGGGTTCGCGCACCGACGCAAGATGCTGCGGGGGGCCTTGCGCCCGCTGCTCGGCGAGCGCACCGAGGCGGCCCTCGCCGCCGCGGGGATCGCGCCGGCGGCGCGTGCCGAATCGCTCGGCCTCGACGCATGGGCACGACTCACTCGGGAGGTGGAGTCGGCTCGGTGA
- a CDS encoding DUF933 domain-containing protein, translating into MEHLGLVGLPDSGHDGVFAALTGHDAPSAAERVLGVVTIPDERLDRLAEMSRSKQVVRASFQVAMLPALSVEAGKGLGSRLLGSLRDCDAILLVVRASGGHDPGGEAAALEEELILADLGSVEARLAKQRRAAKGDPSLAAEVAALERAETALSDGVPVHRSDVDAEDRARLGPVFLLTNKPTLVVVNIDVGQLDDGDRLASRFGEDALAVCVELEGDPEVVAADGPERAELLADLGVTESVVPRLARRALHLLGRRTFLTTGEKESRAWTFRAGSTAPECAGVIHSDLQRGFIRAEVIGWEQLLEIGSWAKAKELGKLRVEGKDYVVQDGDVLEIRFNV; encoded by the coding sequence GTGGAGCACCTCGGCCTGGTCGGGCTGCCCGACTCGGGTCACGACGGCGTGTTCGCCGCGCTGACCGGCCACGACGCCCCCAGCGCCGCCGAACGGGTGCTCGGCGTCGTCACGATCCCCGACGAACGCCTCGACCGGCTCGCCGAGATGTCGAGGTCGAAGCAGGTCGTCCGCGCCTCCTTCCAGGTGGCGATGCTGCCGGCCCTCTCGGTCGAGGCGGGGAAGGGCCTCGGCAGCCGCCTGCTCGGGTCGCTGCGCGACTGCGACGCCATCCTGCTCGTGGTCCGAGCCAGCGGCGGTCACGACCCCGGCGGGGAGGCCGCCGCGCTCGAGGAGGAGCTCATCCTCGCCGACCTCGGCTCCGTCGAGGCTCGGCTGGCGAAGCAGCGCCGCGCCGCGAAGGGCGACCCGTCGCTCGCGGCCGAGGTGGCCGCGCTCGAGCGGGCCGAGACCGCCCTCAGCGACGGGGTGCCCGTGCACCGCTCGGACGTCGACGCTGAGGACCGGGCCCGCCTCGGTCCGGTGTTCCTGCTGACGAACAAGCCGACGCTGGTGGTGGTGAACATCGACGTCGGCCAGCTCGACGACGGCGACCGGCTGGCCTCGCGGTTCGGCGAGGACGCCCTCGCGGTCTGCGTCGAGCTCGAGGGCGACCCCGAGGTGGTCGCCGCCGACGGCCCGGAACGGGCGGAGCTGCTCGCCGACCTCGGCGTCACCGAGAGCGTCGTGCCCCGCCTCGCCCGCCGGGCGCTGCACCTGCTCGGACGGCGGACGTTCCTGACCACGGGGGAGAAGGAGTCGCGGGCGTGGACGTTCCGGGCCGGGTCCACCGCGCCCGAGTGCGCCGGGGTCATCCACTCCGATCTGCAGCGCGGCTTCATCCGCGCCGAGGTGATCGGCTGGGAGCAGCTCCTGGAGATCGGGTCCTGGGCCAAGGCGAAGGAGCTCGGCAAGCTGCGCGTCGAGGGCAAGGACTACGTGGTCCAGGACGGCGACGTGCTCGAGATCCGGTTCAACGTGTGA
- the metG gene encoding methionine--tRNA ligase gives MATPFYVTTPIYYVNDAPHIGHAYPTVAADALARWRRLWGDDVVFLTGTDEHGLKVQRAAEEQGVTPREWADRTSERYREAWRLLEISNTDFIRTTEPRHYRAVQQFLEVIHDNGFIELGIYEGLYCVACEAYYTEDELVDGLCPVHARPVERVTEENYFFQLSRFGDQLLEHYTAHPEAVQPESRRNEVLGFIKGGLRDFSMSRTSLSWGIPLPWDPAHVTYVWFEALLNYCTGVGYGEDRARFDRYWPTVHHLVGKDILRFHAVYWPAMLLAAGETPPQCVFAHGFLLVGGEKMSKTALNQIAPAELVADFGADGFRYHFLADQRFGPDGDFSYEAMVARYNADLANNFGNLANRVLNMTASYCDGVAPAARADGPLVDATRRAFDGMQAGMDRLDYAAGLASVWDLIRAANSYIEAEEPWRLHRSGDTAATAAVLGDCLEALRVVALLASPAIPRASAELWRRLGLPGRPEDERLPEAAAWGRGPAGTTLDKGEPLFPRLEP, from the coding sequence ATGGCCACGCCGTTCTACGTGACGACGCCGATCTACTACGTCAACGATGCCCCCCACATCGGGCACGCGTACCCGACCGTGGCCGCCGACGCCCTCGCCCGGTGGCGGCGCCTCTGGGGCGACGACGTGGTCTTCCTCACCGGGACCGACGAGCACGGGCTGAAGGTGCAGCGCGCGGCCGAGGAGCAGGGGGTGACGCCACGAGAGTGGGCGGACCGGACCAGCGAGCGGTACCGGGAGGCGTGGCGGCTCCTCGAGATCTCGAACACCGACTTCATTCGGACCACCGAGCCCCGCCACTACCGCGCCGTGCAGCAGTTCCTCGAGGTCATCCACGACAACGGCTTCATCGAGCTCGGGATCTACGAAGGCCTCTACTGCGTGGCCTGCGAGGCCTACTACACCGAGGACGAGCTCGTCGACGGCCTGTGCCCCGTCCACGCCCGGCCGGTCGAGCGGGTCACCGAGGAGAACTACTTCTTCCAGCTCTCGCGCTTCGGGGACCAGCTGCTCGAGCACTACACCGCGCACCCCGAGGCGGTGCAGCCCGAGAGCCGCCGCAACGAGGTGCTCGGCTTCATCAAGGGCGGCCTGCGCGACTTCTCGATGAGCCGCACGTCGCTGTCGTGGGGCATCCCGCTGCCCTGGGACCCGGCGCACGTGACCTACGTGTGGTTCGAGGCGCTGCTCAACTACTGCACCGGCGTCGGCTACGGCGAGGACCGGGCGCGCTTCGACCGGTACTGGCCCACCGTCCACCACCTCGTCGGCAAGGACATCCTGCGGTTCCACGCCGTGTACTGGCCCGCGATGCTGCTGGCCGCGGGCGAGACGCCACCCCAGTGCGTGTTCGCGCACGGATTCCTCCTCGTCGGCGGCGAGAAGATGAGCAAGACGGCGCTGAACCAGATCGCCCCCGCCGAACTCGTCGCCGACTTCGGCGCCGACGGCTTCCGCTACCACTTCCTCGCCGACCAGCGCTTCGGGCCCGACGGCGACTTCAGCTACGAGGCCATGGTCGCCCGCTACAACGCCGACCTGGCGAACAACTTCGGGAACCTGGCCAACCGGGTGCTGAACATGACCGCCAGCTACTGCGACGGCGTGGCGCCAGCGGCCCGGGCCGACGGCCCGCTCGTGGACGCGACGCGGCGCGCCTTCGACGGGATGCAGGCCGGGATGGACCGCCTGGACTACGCCGCCGGGCTGGCGTCGGTGTGGGACCTGATCCGCGCCGCGAACTCCTACATCGAGGCCGAGGAGCCGTGGCGGCTCCACCGGTCGGGGGACACGGCCGCGACCGCGGCGGTGCTCGGCGACTGCCTCGAGGCGTTGCGGGTCGTCGCGCTGCTCGCCTCGCCGGCGATCCCGCGCGCTAGCGCCGAGCTGTGGCGTCGGCTCGGCCTGCCGGGCCGGCCCGAGGACGAGCGCCTGCCGGAGGCGGCGGCCTGGGGCCGGGGCCCCGCCGGGACGACCCTCGACAAGGGCGAGCCGCTGTTCCCGCGCCTCGAGCCCTGA
- the rsmI gene encoding 16S rRNA (cytidine(1402)-2'-O)-methyltransferase translates to MSRGRLVLVGTPIGNLADLAPRAVEALRDSDVIAAEDTRRTRALLTHAGVAAGRRLVAVHAHNERARAAELVETIRAGRTVAVVTDAGMPGISDPGARLVRTCLEAGLEVEVVPGPTALVTALVVSGLPTERFAFEGFLPRRGPARRARLAELAREPRTTVLFESPHRVPDTLAELVDALGPARPVALARELTKLHEDVFRGTLAAALAHVRAQPPRGEYVLVLGAAEPVAATDADLAVEAQAAVASGLSAKDAAAQVAARLGVSRRRAYDAVVASRANRG, encoded by the coding sequence GTGAGCCGCGGGCGGCTCGTGCTCGTCGGGACACCGATCGGGAACCTCGCCGACCTGGCCCCCCGCGCGGTGGAGGCCCTGCGCGACTCGGATGTCATCGCGGCCGAGGACACCCGGCGGACCCGTGCCCTCCTGACCCACGCCGGCGTGGCGGCGGGCCGGCGGCTTGTGGCCGTCCACGCGCACAACGAGCGAGCCCGGGCGGCCGAGCTCGTGGAGACCATCCGGGCCGGGAGGACGGTGGCGGTGGTCACCGACGCCGGCATGCCCGGCATCTCGGACCCCGGCGCGCGCCTGGTCCGGACCTGCCTCGAGGCCGGGCTCGAGGTCGAGGTCGTGCCCGGCCCCACCGCGCTCGTGACCGCGCTCGTCGTCTCCGGGCTCCCCACCGAGCGCTTCGCCTTCGAGGGCTTCCTGCCCCGGCGGGGACCGGCCCGCCGCGCCCGCCTGGCCGAGCTGGCCCGGGAGCCGCGCACGACGGTGCTGTTCGAGTCCCCGCACCGGGTGCCGGACACCCTGGCCGAGCTCGTCGACGCCCTCGGGCCCGCCCGGCCCGTCGCGCTGGCGCGCGAGCTCACGAAGCTCCACGAGGACGTGTTCCGAGGCACCCTCGCCGCGGCCCTCGCGCACGTCCGAGCCCAGCCGCCGCGGGGCGAGTACGTGCTCGTGCTCGGGGCCGCCGAGCCCGTCGCCGCCACCGACGCCGACCTGGCGGTCGAGGCCCAGGCGGCGGTGGCCTCGGGGCTGTCGGCCAAGGACGCCGCAGCGCAGGTCGCGGCGCGGCTCGGCGTGTCGCGCCGCCGGGCCTACGACGCGGTCGTCGCGTCCCGCGCCAATCGGGGCTGA
- a CDS encoding ATP-binding cassette domain-containing protein: protein MEGPDGRRLDAATGSVPDGGVTVVAGPSGAGKSTLLRCCNRLEVPAAGRVMLRGEDVATLDPLRLRRRVGMVFQRPTPFPGSVLENLQVAEPTLTPDAAARALDAVGLDPSFRARPATELSGGEAQRVCLARTLVTDPDVVLMDEVTSSVDPAARRGLEALARGLAGRGVRVLWVTHDLEQLRRLADHVLILVAGRVAHAGPAARLEADAPPEVRRFLAAVAVGDEEVGER, encoded by the coding sequence GTGGAGGGGCCGGACGGGCGGCGCCTCGACGCCGCCACCGGGTCGGTCCCCGACGGCGGCGTCACGGTCGTGGCCGGCCCATCGGGAGCCGGCAAGTCGACGCTGCTGCGGTGCTGCAACCGCCTGGAGGTGCCGGCCGCCGGGCGGGTGATGCTGCGCGGCGAGGACGTGGCGACCCTCGACCCGCTCCGGCTCCGCCGTCGGGTCGGCATGGTGTTCCAGCGGCCGACCCCGTTCCCGGGCTCGGTGCTCGAGAACCTGCAGGTGGCGGAGCCGACGCTGACCCCCGACGCGGCGGCGCGGGCGCTCGACGCCGTCGGGCTCGATCCGTCGTTCCGCGCCCGGCCGGCGACGGAGCTGTCCGGCGGCGAGGCGCAACGGGTGTGCCTGGCGCGAACGCTCGTCACCGACCCCGACGTGGTCCTGATGGACGAGGTCACCTCGTCGGTCGACCCGGCGGCCCGGCGCGGGCTCGAGGCCCTCGCCCGGGGGCTCGCCGGCCGGGGGGTGCGGGTGCTGTGGGTCACCCACGACCTCGAGCAGCTGCGGCGGCTGGCGGACCACGTCCTGATCCTCGTCGCGGGCCGGGTCGCCCACGCGGGCCCGGCGGCGCGGCTCGAGGCCGACGCGCCGCCGGAGGTGCGACGGTTCCTCGCCGCCGTCGCCGTCGGCGACGAGGAGGTCGGGGAGCGGTGA
- a CDS encoding TatD family hydrolase — protein sequence MPAAGAWWVDSHAHLTTLSGGPDPALDRARAAGVGGVVCVGTDAASSVAAVEVAARHPDVVATVGLHPHDASRLDREWDELAALAGAEGVVAVGETGLDFHYRHSPADDQEAAFRRHIGLAKALGLALVVHSRAAWDDTFRVLADEGPPARTVLHCFTGGPDEARRALDLGLWLSFSGIVTFGNAGEVRAAAARTPIDRILVETDAPFLAPVPHRGEENEPAYVPVVGRGLAAAVGHDVETVAAATRAGAQAVFGPSLAP from the coding sequence GTGCCCGCCGCCGGCGCGTGGTGGGTCGATTCGCACGCCCACCTCACCACGCTGTCGGGCGGCCCGGACCCGGCCCTCGACCGGGCCCGGGCGGCGGGCGTCGGCGGCGTCGTCTGCGTCGGCACCGACGCCGCCTCGTCGGTGGCTGCGGTCGAGGTCGCCGCCCGTCACCCCGACGTGGTCGCGACCGTCGGCTTGCACCCCCACGACGCCTCCCGCCTCGACCGCGAATGGGACGAGCTCGCCGCGCTCGCCGGCGCCGAGGGGGTGGTCGCGGTGGGGGAGACCGGCCTCGACTTCCACTACCGGCACAGCCCCGCCGACGACCAGGAAGCCGCCTTCCGGCGGCACATCGGCCTCGCGAAGGCGCTCGGGCTCGCGCTCGTTGTGCACAGCCGCGCCGCGTGGGACGACACCTTCCGCGTGCTCGCCGACGAGGGCCCACCGGCGCGGACCGTCCTCCACTGCTTCACCGGCGGGCCGGACGAGGCCCGCCGCGCCCTCGACCTCGGCCTCTGGCTTTCGTTCAGCGGCATCGTCACCTTCGGCAACGCCGGCGAGGTGCGCGCCGCCGCGGCCCGGACGCCGATCGACCGGATCCTGGTCGAGACCGACGCGCCGTTCCTCGCCCCCGTGCCCCACCGGGGCGAGGAGAACGAGCCCGCGTACGTCCCGGTGGTGGGCCGGGGGCTGGCGGCCGCGGTCGGCCACGACGTCGAGACCGTCGCCGCCGCCACGAGGGCGGGGGCGCAGGCGGTCTTCGGCCCCTCGCTGGCGCCCTGA
- a CDS encoding transglycosylase family protein, which produces MEASQIRDSDRSTRWGRRHRGGQRPSSAHVAEVVRPSPARAEAPEADAWLPVPDVEELPAVEDLLVGPADEEQGPDEIPVGPSPARAEPHDETAWLPLPDLDDLPAIEELLVGDEAAAPPARALTPVAPSPARAEPHDETAWLPLPEVEDLPEITELVDADRATTSAPPARPRAARRLLAPVSPRRALAAVLVAVTVAAAAYAIPKVFNNGDQVSLRVDGRVISARSGQDTVGGFLREQKVSVGPDDRIDPKGTTPLADGMTVRVLRAFPVTVDLDGDVRVRYTAYSLASDFVASLKLPPAVAVRNAPARLQAGATIQLRTRRVGTLNVDGQAVNYNLPVLTVRELLDYYKVILGPQDYTTPAVATVIPVDSPFVNVIRQTQDTTFQIVNYNLPQQILPDPNLDVGQSRDVAAVTGQLRITYEVTMANGNAVGQIPVSQVPVVMAQPPIHYFGTRADPRWEAIARCETGANWSMQGPEFSGGLGIYNGTWNAFGGAQYGGDAGQATREQQIIVAERIRARYGFGAWGCGRKLGFG; this is translated from the coding sequence ATGGAGGCCTCCCAAATTCGCGACTCCGATCGCAGCACCCGCTGGGGGCGCCGACACCGCGGCGGGCAGCGCCCGTCCAGCGCGCACGTCGCCGAGGTCGTCCGCCCCTCCCCCGCTCGCGCCGAGGCGCCGGAGGCCGACGCCTGGCTGCCGGTCCCCGACGTCGAGGAGCTCCCCGCGGTCGAGGACCTGCTGGTCGGGCCCGCCGACGAGGAGCAGGGCCCGGACGAGATCCCGGTCGGGCCGTCCCCGGCTCGGGCGGAGCCGCACGACGAGACGGCCTGGCTGCCGCTGCCCGACCTCGACGACCTGCCGGCGATCGAGGAGCTCCTCGTCGGCGACGAGGCCGCGGCGCCGCCGGCCCGGGCCCTGACGCCGGTCGCGCCGTCCCCGGCCCGGGCCGAGCCGCACGACGAGACCGCCTGGCTTCCGCTCCCGGAGGTCGAGGACCTCCCCGAGATCACCGAGCTCGTCGACGCCGACCGGGCCACGACGTCAGCGCCGCCGGCGAGACCGCGGGCGGCCCGGCGCCTCCTGGCGCCCGTCTCGCCCCGCCGGGCCCTCGCCGCCGTGCTCGTCGCCGTCACCGTGGCGGCGGCCGCCTACGCGATCCCGAAGGTCTTCAACAACGGCGACCAGGTCAGCCTGCGCGTCGACGGACGGGTGATCTCGGCGCGGAGCGGGCAGGACACCGTCGGCGGCTTCCTGCGGGAGCAGAAGGTCAGCGTCGGCCCCGACGACCGCATCGACCCGAAGGGCACGACGCCGCTCGCGGACGGCATGACCGTCCGGGTGCTGCGGGCCTTCCCCGTCACGGTCGACCTCGACGGCGACGTGCGGGTCCGATACACGGCGTACTCGCTCGCGAGCGACTTCGTCGCCAGCCTGAAGCTGCCGCCCGCGGTCGCGGTCCGGAACGCGCCGGCCCGGCTGCAGGCCGGGGCGACGATCCAGCTGCGCACCCGCCGAGTCGGGACCCTGAACGTCGACGGCCAAGCCGTGAACTACAACCTGCCCGTCCTCACCGTGCGCGAGCTGCTCGACTACTACAAGGTGATCCTCGGCCCGCAGGACTACACGACCCCGGCCGTCGCCACCGTGATCCCGGTCGACAGCCCGTTCGTGAACGTCATCCGCCAGACCCAGGACACCACGTTCCAGATCGTGAACTACAACCTGCCGCAGCAGATCCTGCCCGACCCGAACCTCGACGTCGGGCAGAGCCGCGACGTCGCCGCCGTCACCGGGCAGCTGCGGATCACGTACGAGGTCACGATGGCCAACGGCAACGCGGTGGGCCAGATCCCGGTCTCGCAGGTGCCGGTCGTGATGGCCCAGCCTCCCATCCACTACTTCGGCACCCGGGCCGACCCCCGGTGGGAGGCGATCGCGCGCTGCGAGACCGGCGCGAACTGGTCGATGCAGGGGCCCGAGTTCTCGGGTGGCCTCGGCATCTACAACGGGACCTGGAACGCCTTCGGCGGCGCGCAGTACGGCGGCGACGCCGGGCAGGCCACCCGGGAGCAGCAGATCATCGTGGCGGAGCGGATCCGAGCCCGCTACGGATTCGGCGCCTGGGGCTGCGGCCGCAAGCTTGGCTTCGGGTAA
- a CDS encoding S8 family serine peptidase, which produces MRLRVRRAVVFSSVVAIVGAFVAACGPPPPPPPSSCDGSSVTPTPAHPVDYVAVVKTGASSAPHATTFIATSEADKSAKVAQLQNTGTVLTVEPNRVVHAQTDPPFTPTAPNYPLYTNSPPQQWGLGSQPGADFSNAWSQGESGGGTTIAIVDTGVDLNHQGLVGRVTAGPDFVAGGTVTGDPYGHGTHVAGIAADNDTLGGLGGAPNTHLVAVRVLDANGSGTDAEVYNGIVWAADNGASVINLSLGGPGCDTTMQQAVVYAHDHGVVVVAAAGNDGSTELFSPAAYAKDVIAVAATDSSGNLAPFSNYGGFVAIAAPGVGVVSTCAFSDRCIQGNKPSDTAYGQLSGTSMATPFVSAAAALLKEQCGSSFSPDSVKHELQNHAGPAVPGYAFHRLDASLAVGAACG; this is translated from the coding sequence ATGAGGCTGCGCGTCCGTCGGGCGGTGGTGTTCTCGTCGGTCGTGGCGATCGTCGGGGCGTTCGTGGCGGCGTGCGGCCCCCCGCCCCCGCCGCCCCCGTCGAGCTGTGACGGCAGCAGCGTCACGCCGACACCCGCGCACCCGGTCGACTACGTCGCGGTCGTCAAGACCGGGGCGTCGTCCGCCCCGCACGCGACCACCTTCATCGCCACCTCGGAGGCGGACAAGAGCGCGAAGGTGGCCCAGCTCCAGAACACCGGGACCGTGCTCACGGTCGAGCCGAACCGGGTCGTCCACGCGCAGACCGACCCTCCGTTCACGCCGACGGCCCCGAACTACCCGCTCTACACCAACTCGCCGCCCCAGCAGTGGGGCCTCGGGAGCCAGCCGGGCGCGGACTTCTCGAACGCGTGGAGCCAGGGCGAGAGCGGTGGCGGCACGACGATCGCCATCGTCGACACCGGCGTGGACCTCAACCACCAGGGCCTCGTCGGGCGCGTGACCGCCGGCCCGGACTTCGTCGCCGGCGGCACCGTGACGGGCGACCCCTACGGCCACGGCACGCACGTGGCGGGCATCGCCGCCGACAACGACACGCTCGGAGGCCTTGGCGGAGCGCCGAACACGCACCTCGTGGCCGTGCGGGTCCTCGACGCGAACGGATCCGGGACCGACGCCGAGGTCTACAACGGCATCGTGTGGGCGGCGGACAACGGCGCCAGCGTGATCAACCTGAGCCTCGGCGGGCCGGGGTGCGACACCACCATGCAGCAGGCGGTCGTGTACGCCCACGACCACGGTGTCGTCGTGGTCGCGGCCGCCGGCAACGACGGCAGCACCGAGCTCTTCTCGCCGGCCGCCTACGCGAAGGACGTCATCGCCGTGGCCGCGACCGACTCGTCCGGGAACCTGGCCCCGTTCTCGAACTACGGCGGCTTCGTGGCGATCGCGGCGCCCGGTGTCGGCGTCGTGTCGACCTGCGCGTTCTCAGACCGCTGCATCCAGGGCAACAAGCCCTCGGACACCGCCTACGGCCAGCTCAGCGGCACGTCGATGGCGACGCCGTTCGTCAGCGCCGCGGCGGCGCTGCTGAAGGAGCAGTGTGGGTCGTCGTTCTCGCCCGACAGCGTGAAGCACGAGCTGCAGAACCACGCCGGACCGGCCGTGCCCGGATACGCCTTCCACCGTCTCGACGCCTCGTTGGCCGTCGGCGCCGCCTGCGGCTAG
- a CDS encoding nuclear transport factor 2 family protein translates to MADLAALVDRLAIEEVLTRYAWALDSKSFDGLDEVFTADAHIDYTSSGGVAGPFPEVKAWLARVLPHFPAYQHLVTNHQITVDGDRATSRAEFYNPMVTAKPDGSRGIFFVGGEYHDQLVRTPGGWRISERIEKSVWTDGEFPAAPPT, encoded by the coding sequence ATGGCTGACCTGGCAGCGCTCGTCGACCGGCTGGCGATCGAGGAGGTGCTCACCCGCTACGCGTGGGCGCTCGATTCGAAGAGCTTCGACGGGCTCGACGAGGTGTTCACGGCGGACGCGCACATCGACTACACGAGCTCGGGCGGCGTTGCCGGGCCCTTCCCGGAGGTGAAGGCCTGGCTGGCCCGGGTGCTCCCGCACTTCCCGGCGTACCAGCACCTGGTGACGAACCACCAGATCACCGTCGACGGCGACCGGGCCACGAGCCGAGCCGAGTTCTACAACCCGATGGTCACGGCGAAGCCGGACGGGTCACGCGGCATCTTCTTCGTCGGTGGCGAGTACCACGACCAGCTCGTGCGCACGCCCGGGGGATGGCGGATCAGTGAGCGGATCGAGAAGTCGGTGTGGACCGACGGGGAGTTCCCCGCGGCGCCGCCGACGTGA